In Diabrotica undecimpunctata isolate CICGRU chromosome 4, icDiaUnde3, whole genome shotgun sequence, a single genomic region encodes these proteins:
- the AIMP2 gene encoding probable aminoacyl tRNA synthase complex-interacting multifunctional protein 2 isoform X2: protein MNGPIKMYRTRQIIHHDQKIDKPKCMYALKNIYSKDSQDMVDESTDHVSRTNEKSRIFDQNNHQIPGMAELEAKQEEILKQLADLKKQILSIKLDLKINANSVATNKTSPSMSAEKLDALPDLVVNASPTNPPYSLLIIQKLLHDIVELKVTSHIHSSVSTLDENAKKLGDSLASYVPKSGVPSVNIKLIWKNVGIDTELMVSHVPIFGEVNLLRYLTRVISSPLSYSSDSDSVEIDSILDTCYLLLRAQTKSERAGHVATLNKSLGKSQWLAGRSSYSVGDLAAYSALKQVTNGREMNGNLTKWYQRCETVV from the exons ATGAATGGGCCGATAAAAATGTATCGAACACGACAAATTATTCATCACGATCAAAAGATTGACAAACCGAAGTGTATGTATGCTCTAAAAAATATCTACTCAAAAGACTCCCAAGATATGGTCGACGAGTCCACAGATCACGTTTCCAGAACGAACGAAAAATCGAGGATATTCGACCAG AATAACCATCAAATTCCTGGCATGGCAGAATTAGAAGCTAAACAAGAGGAAATTTTAAAACAGCTGGCAGACCTCAAGAAACAAATTCTCTCAATTAAATTGGAtttaaaaattaatgcaaattCAGTAGCAACAAATAAGACTTCCCCAAGTATGTCAGCAGAAAAG CTGGATGCTCTTCCTGATCTTGTTGTGAACGCAAGCCCAACAAATCCGCCATATTCGTTACTGATAATTCAGAAGCTACTACATGACATTGTCGAATTGAAGGTTACGTCCCATATACACTCCTCAGTTTCAACATTGGATGAAAATGCCAAAAAACTCGGTGACTCATTGGCAAGTTACGTACCAAAAAGTGGTGTACCAAGTGTTAACATTAAATTGATATGGAAAAATG TGGGCATCGACACAGAACTCATGGTATCACACGTTCCAATTTTTGGAGAAGTCAACTTATTACGATATCTAACTAGGGTAATCAGTTCTCCGCTCAGTTACAGTTCCGACTCCGATAGTGTAGAAATCGATTCGATATTAGACACCTGTTATCTTCTTCTGAGGGCGCAAACGAAAAGTGAAAGGGCAGGACATGTTGCTACATTAAATAAATCCTTAGGAAAATCCCAATGGTTAGCAGGTCGAAGTAGTTATAGTGTGGGGGATCTTGCTGCCTATTCTGCCCTTAAACAGGTTACGAATGGTAGAGAAATGAATGGAAATTTGACGAAGTGGTATCAGCGGTGTGAAACTGTtgtataa
- the AIMP2 gene encoding probable aminoacyl tRNA synthase complex-interacting multifunctional protein 2 isoform X1 yields the protein MNGPIKMYRTRQIIHHDQKIDKPKCMYALKNIYSKDSQDMVDESTDHVSRTNEKSRIFDQVKQFLKNNHQIPGMAELEAKQEEILKQLADLKKQILSIKLDLKINANSVATNKTSPSMSAEKLDALPDLVVNASPTNPPYSLLIIQKLLHDIVELKVTSHIHSSVSTLDENAKKLGDSLASYVPKSGVPSVNIKLIWKNVGIDTELMVSHVPIFGEVNLLRYLTRVISSPLSYSSDSDSVEIDSILDTCYLLLRAQTKSERAGHVATLNKSLGKSQWLAGRSSYSVGDLAAYSALKQVTNGREMNGNLTKWYQRCETVV from the exons ATGAATGGGCCGATAAAAATGTATCGAACACGACAAATTATTCATCACGATCAAAAGATTGACAAACCGAAGTGTATGTATGCTCTAAAAAATATCTACTCAAAAGACTCCCAAGATATGGTCGACGAGTCCACAGATCACGTTTCCAGAACGAACGAAAAATCGAGGATATTCGACCAGGTTAAACAGTTTTTAaag AATAACCATCAAATTCCTGGCATGGCAGAATTAGAAGCTAAACAAGAGGAAATTTTAAAACAGCTGGCAGACCTCAAGAAACAAATTCTCTCAATTAAATTGGAtttaaaaattaatgcaaattCAGTAGCAACAAATAAGACTTCCCCAAGTATGTCAGCAGAAAAG CTGGATGCTCTTCCTGATCTTGTTGTGAACGCAAGCCCAACAAATCCGCCATATTCGTTACTGATAATTCAGAAGCTACTACATGACATTGTCGAATTGAAGGTTACGTCCCATATACACTCCTCAGTTTCAACATTGGATGAAAATGCCAAAAAACTCGGTGACTCATTGGCAAGTTACGTACCAAAAAGTGGTGTACCAAGTGTTAACATTAAATTGATATGGAAAAATG TGGGCATCGACACAGAACTCATGGTATCACACGTTCCAATTTTTGGAGAAGTCAACTTATTACGATATCTAACTAGGGTAATCAGTTCTCCGCTCAGTTACAGTTCCGACTCCGATAGTGTAGAAATCGATTCGATATTAGACACCTGTTATCTTCTTCTGAGGGCGCAAACGAAAAGTGAAAGGGCAGGACATGTTGCTACATTAAATAAATCCTTAGGAAAATCCCAATGGTTAGCAGGTCGAAGTAGTTATAGTGTGGGGGATCTTGCTGCCTATTCTGCCCTTAAACAGGTTACGAATGGTAGAGAAATGAATGGAAATTTGACGAAGTGGTATCAGCGGTGTGAAACTGTtgtataa